A single genomic interval of Streptomyces graminofaciens harbors:
- a CDS encoding Zn-ribbon domain-containing OB-fold protein, whose translation MVTGWFDGEGDDFRLLGTRCSACASVFFPREDVFCRNPACAGGVLEELRLSRRGRVWSYTDSRYRPPSPYVTDRELPWQPYALIAVELAAERIVVLGQAVPGVAVADLAVGMEVEVVPGVLNEDAETTWTTWHWRPTGVTA comes from the coding sequence GTGGTCACCGGTTGGTTCGACGGGGAGGGTGACGACTTCCGTCTGCTCGGCACACGCTGTTCGGCGTGTGCCTCGGTGTTCTTTCCCCGCGAGGACGTCTTCTGCCGCAATCCGGCCTGTGCGGGCGGCGTCCTGGAGGAGCTGCGGCTGTCCCGGCGCGGCCGCGTGTGGTCGTACACGGACAGCCGTTACAGGCCTCCGTCACCCTATGTGACCGATCGGGAACTTCCGTGGCAGCCGTACGCGTTGATCGCTGTGGAACTGGCCGCAGAGCGGATTGTGGTACTCGGGCAGGCGGTGCCCGGGGTCGCCGTCGCCGATCTGGCGGTGGGCATGGAGGTGGAGGTCGTCCCCGGCGTGCTGAACGAGGACGCGGAGACGACCTGGACGACGTGGCACTGGCGGCCTACGGGGGTGACGGCATGA